The Carassius gibelio isolate Cgi1373 ecotype wild population from Czech Republic chromosome B22, carGib1.2-hapl.c, whole genome shotgun sequence genome window below encodes:
- the LOC127986934 gene encoding NACHT, LRR and PYD domains-containing protein 3, whose protein sequence is MFVMERVNTINMKDMTEKKSNDLQKTPIKRKYSGTTKKSEDPPKENIFEKKKVSQMDKGSKRSCIENGNSVKTQFGNVALQRHDNIPQYNNNNSPTSLRRSSIQNSDQCLQDFKIDQKNGGTVVAPNIVGCTIAGDVTVNLNGISQVSRCTSINKKEILQSVKNKMKSRMMKVSERILEGSLQQSVSLNKIYTQLFIINDESDPINKEHEIWQIETTNDFNTSAQTVINYNDILKPPLGENRTMKMVLTKGIAGIGKTVTVQKFVNDWASGKANQDLEFVFLLPFREMNLCEGENQSLLDLLCAFYPEFKEARPISDWICDRNVLFILDGLDEYKNELSFQTTILSDFAKEASLDVLLENLLRGKLLPSAHLWITSRPVAANQLPSEIFRQGYVTQIRGFTDEQKEEYFTRQFEDPDLTQTVTRHLKSHKSLWILCHIPLFCWISSVVLKTIIKSPNKDRDMPSNQTEMYIHYLLIQTGLSHNKYQGKNVSPEDALVKYKEPIKKLAALAYWELKKQNAIFYKEDLRKYYINLDEALRYPGIITCVSESKFGYNRTKFFSFVHLSVQEFFAALFAFHEFLSGNQDSLELTKTKNGENLSDFLKSVIDMAVESKSEHLDLFNCFLFGISCDSSRRLLEGFLPRLEDSSSEDHKKVTKYIKSLRRKDLSPERCFSLVRCIVELKDRSFLQIPESSRTKKPLTLFQCTLLAFRFVTSDTDHDEFVLRKFNITLEGFQRFSPAITCFRKAMLKGSDFTEKHCKILVPFLTSPNSHLTHLDLSHNSLGLSALKQLSRAFCDPKCQIQMLNLSHNNLQSQDMELIKNLLSGSDVNLKILDLSDNNLEDEGVKVLSAGLRSAKCHLEVLKLSGCQIQEGVLKLLSSLKESLRELDLQYNVLGKILEKKVCVKVRVLKDKFPLLRIYTGGVCNHQPGLYKYAVMLTFDPQTANEYLCLSEDNTVAVRKRERQQFPASNERFDKCNQVLCCQPLAGRCFFTVDVIGTGVNIGVACKGIKRKGADDTVRLGRNKMSWCLCCSKTVCVAHDNITESLTKPLQTGSTRKLGVFMDREAGSVSFYKLSPDSEPELLHMFDAEFPRDQELYAAFSIQEPDSSVRLRQASL, encoded by the exons ATGTTTGTGATGGAGCGCGTGAACACAATCAACATGAAAGATATGACCGAGAAGAAGAGcaatgatttacagaagacaccgaTCAAACGCAAGTACAG CGGAACAACCAAGAAGTCGGAAGACCCTCCGAAGGAGAacatttttgaaaagaaaaaagtatcacaaaTGGACAAGGGCTCCAAAAGGAGCTGTATCGAAA ATGGTAACAGCGTTAAAACACAATTTGGAAATGTGGCACTTCAACGGCATGACAACATtccacaatataataataataatagtcctaCATCACTCAGACGATCATCAATTCAAAATTCAGACCAGtgtcttcaagatttcaaaattgATCAGAAAAACGGTGGCACAGTAGTTGCTCCAAACATAGTAGGATGCACTATAGCTGGTGATGTTACAGTGAACTTAAATGGG ATCTCACAGGTGTCTCGCTGCACCTCAATAAACAAAAAGG AAATTCTTCAGAGTGTAAAGAATAAGATGAAATCAAGAATGATGAAGGTCTCTGAGAGGATTTTGGAGGGAAGCTTACAACAGTCAGTCTCTCTAAATAAGATCTACACTCAACTGTTCATCATCAATGATGAGTCAGACCCCATCAATAAAGAACACGAGATCTGGCAGATTGAGACGACAAATGATTTCAACACATCAGCGCAGACGGTCATAAACTACAATGATATTCTTAAACCACCCTTGGGTGAAAATAGGACAATGAAGATGGTTTTGACAAAAGGTATCGCTGGAATTGGGAAAACAGTCACTGTGCAGAAGTTTGTCAACGACTGGGCGAGcggaaaagccaatcaggatcTAGAGTTTGTTTTTCTGCTCCCATTCCGGGAGATGAACTTATGTGAGGGAGAAAACCAGAGTCTTCTTGACCTTCTTTGTGCTTTTTACCCAGAATTCAAAGAGGCGAGACCGATCTCTGACTGGATCTGTGATAGAAACGTTCTGTTCATCTTAGATGGTCTGGATGAATATAAAAATGAGTTGAGCTTTCAAACCACCATTTTGTCAGATTTTGCTAAAGAAGCCTCGCTGGATGTTCTTCTAGAAAACCTTCTAAGAGGAAAACTGCTTCCATCCGCACACCTGTGGATCACCAGCCGGCCTGTGGCAGCTAACCAGCTTCCATCGGAGATCTTCAGACAGGGATATGTCACGCAGATCagaggattcacagatgaacaaaaggaggagtacttcacGAGGCAGTTTGAGGATCCAGATCTCACCCAAACAGTCACCCGTCACCTGAAGTCTCATAAGAGCCTGTGGATATTGTGCCACATACCTCTCTTTTGTTGGATTTCATCAGTTGTTCTGAAAACCATCATTAAAAGTCCAAATAAAGACAGGGACATGCCCTCAAATCAGACAGAAATGTATATCCATTATCTGCTCATTCAGACTGGGTTAAGCCACAACAAATATCAAGGGAAAAACGTGTCACCAGAAGACGCTCTCGTAAAGTACAAAGAACCAATTAAGAAACTGGCAGCATTAGCATACTGGGAGCTGAAGAAACAGAATGCCATCTTCTATAAAGAAGACTTGAGGAAATATTATATCAATCTAGATGAAGCTCTTCGATATCCTGGCATCATCACCTGTGTCTCTGAGAGCAAGTTTGGATATAACAGGACCAAGTTTTTCAGCTTTGTCCATCTCAGCGTCCAGGAATTCTTTGCAGCCTTGTTTGCTTTTCATGAATTTTTATCAGGAAACCAAGACTCCCTggaattaactaaaacaaaaaacggGGAGAATTTGTCTGATTTTCTCAAAAGCGTGATTGATATGGCAGTCGAAAGTAAAAGTGAACACTTGGATCTTTTTAACTGTTTCCTCTTTGGAATTTCTTGTGATTCCAGCAGACGTTTACTCGAAGGATTCCTGCCTCGATTGGAAGACAGTAGTTCAGAAGATCACAAAAAAGTGACCAAGTACATTAAGTCTTTGAGGAGGAAAGATCTGTCCCCCGAGAGATGCTTCAGTCTCGTCCGTTGCATCGTGGAGCTCAAAGACAGGTCTTTTTTGCAGATTCCTGAAAGCTCACGGACCAAAAAGCCCCTCACACTGTTCCAGTGCACGCTTCTGGCTTTCCGGTTTGTGACGTCAGATACAGACCATGATGAGTTTGTCCTCAGGAAATTCAACATCACTTTAGAAGGATTTCAGAGATTCTCTCCAGCCATTACATGCTTCAGAAAGGCTAT GCTCAAAGGAAGCGACTTTACAGAGAAACACTGTAAAATCCTGGTGCCTTTTCTTACCTCACCAAACTCTCACCTGACTCATCTTGATCTGAGCCACAATAGTCTGGGACTGTCTGCACTGAAGCAACTTTCTAGGGCCTTCTGTGATCCCAAATGCCAGATTCAGATGCTGAACCTCAGCCACAACAACCTTCAGAGTCAGGACATGGAGCTCATCAAGAATTTGCTTTCAGGATCAGATGTGAATCTGAAAATCCTGGACCTCAGTGACAATAATCTAGAGGACGAAGGAGTAAAAGTCCTCTCTGCTGGGCTGCGGAGTGCAAAGTGTCATCTTGAAGTTCTGAA ACTCTCAGGCTGTCAGATTCAAGAAGGAGTTTTGAAGTTGCTGTCATCTTTGAAAGAAAGTCTGAGAGAACTGGACCTGCAGTATAATGTCCTCGGAAAGATCTTGGAAAAGAAAGTTTGTGTGAAAGTTCGTGTACTGAAGGATAAGTTTCCCTTACTGAG AATTTACACTGGAGGAGTCTGCAACCACCAACCAGGACTGTACAAAT ATGCTGTCATGCTCACCTTTGACCCTCAGACGGCTAACGAATACCTCTGTCTGAGCGAGGACAACACTGTAGCTGTTCGTAAGAGAGAGAGGCAACAGTTTCCTGCTAGTAATGAAAGATTTGACAAGTGCAACCAGGTCCTGTGCTGCCAGCCGCTGGCAGGACGTTGCTTCTTTACGGTGGACGTGATCGGGACAGGGGTGAACATTGGTGTGGCCTGTAAGGGAATCAAGAGGAAAGGTGCAGATGACACCGTACGTCTGGGACGCAATAAGATGTCATGGTGTTTATGTTGCTCCAAAACTGTATGTGTGGCTCATGACAATATAACTGAATCACTAACTAAACCGCTTCAAACAGGATCCACCAGAAAACTCGGGGTGTTCATGGACCGGGAGGCTGGTTCTGTTTCCTTCTATAAGTTGAGCCCAGACTCAGAGCCTGAACTCTTGCACATGTTTGATGCAGAGTTTCCTCGGGACCAGGAACTTTACGCTGCGTTCAGTATTCAGGAACCAGACAGCTCAGTCCGTTTAAGGCAAGCATCACTATAA